The window CCGTATTATTAACCCCATGGGCACTGTTGATGCGATGGAGTTTTTGCTTAGTAAGTTTAAAGAAACGAAAACTAATAATGAGTTCTTTAATTCGATGAACTCTTAACAAAAATTATTCACATAGGAGGGTTTTATGCATAAACGACCAAAAATATCTTTAATAGGCGGTGGTAATATCGGTGGTACTTTAGCCCATATTTCTGCTTATAACGCACTAGGAGATGTAGTTCTATTTGATGTGGCAGATGGTAGAGCTAAAGGCAAAGCTCTTGATATTGCTCAAAGTAAGACTTTAGACGGCTCAGATATCAGTTTAAAAGGAACTGGGAGTTATGCAGATATACAAGGCTCAGATGTGGTAATTATTACAGCTGGTATACCTAGGAAGCCAGGCATGAGTCGGGATGATTTAGTTGCTACCAATGCAAATGTTATGAAAGAAGTAGCACAAGGTATAAAGCAGTATGCCCGTGATGCATTTGTAATTGTCATTACTAATCCACTTGATGCTATGGTATATGTTTTGCAGAAAGAAAGTGGATTGCCTGCAAATAAAGTTGTGGGGATGGCTGGTGTGCTTGATTCAGCTAGGTTTAATTATTTTCTGGCAGAAGAGTTCAAAGTATCTGTTGAGAACGTAACTAGTTTTGTGCTTGGCGGTCACGGAGATTCTATGGTTCCCCTAGTTAGATACTCAACCGTAGCTGGTATTCCAGTCCCTGATCTAATTAGAATGGGTTGGAGTACGAAAGAAAAAATTGATGCAATAGTAGAGCGGACTAAAAATGGTGGCGGTGAAATAGTAGCGTTACTTGAAACTGGTTCTGCTTATTATGCTCCTGCGGTATCAGCAATTGAAATGGCTAAGAGCTACTTGCATGACAAACGCAAAGTTATGCCTTGTGCAGCATATTTAAACGGTGAGTATGGGGAAAAGGGTATTTACGTAGGAGTACCGGTAGTTATTGGGAAGAACGGGGTAGAAAAAGTTGTTGAAATTGAGTTAACTAAAGAAGAGAAAACAAATTTTACATCTTCAGTTAATGCTGTTAAAGAGCTGATAAAAAATATTAAGTAGGCATAGCTCTATATTTATTGGATTTAGTATATTCATAAAAAAGCTTTATTAAATCCAATTTTCGCCACTTATTATGTGGATATAACCCGCCCTCGTTCTACAAGCGGTATCTAAAACTCCACGTAACAGTGTTTCCTGTATGTGCGTTAGCTAAGCTTAATGTCCCACGAATTTATTTCTAATTGCTTATAGAGAGAGGCGATTCGAGTCAAGATTTTTCTTTTTTACATGAAGAGAAGTAGCCTTAAGCTACTTATTCGGCCAGGAATTTCTGGGCTAGAGTAAAATAAAATGGTATTCCTAAAGTAATATTAAATGGAAAAGTAACAGCTAGAGTCATTGGTATATAAATGGCGGCTCTAGCTTCTGGTAAAGAGGTACGCATTGCAGCAGTTACCACAATATAAGAAGCACTAGAAATTAACACTGTAAATAAAAATCCTGTTCCTAGGTCCAGTCCTATAAGAATACTTAAAGATATTCCTATTACTGAACCTATTAAAGGCATATATATGCCAAAAAGAGCTAGTTTTAAGGTAAACTCTTTTAGTTCGGCTAAGTGCTTTGTAATTAGCAATCCCATATCTAATAGGAAAAGTGACAAGATACCTTGAAAAGGGCTGATTACAAAGCCATCCATTTTCTGCATTCCTTGAGTTCCTGATACCCATCCTATAAAAAATGAACCTAATAACAATAATATTGATCCATTGGTAAATACTTCCTTTAGAAGGAAAGGCTTCAATTGATTCTGGTTACCTAGATTTTTTTGCTTTGATGTATAAGCTATTAGTATACCACTTAAAATTGCGGGAGCTTCCATTAAAGAGAGTACGGAAATGATATATCCGGAATAAATTATAGAATTTAATTCTAAAAAATTAATTGCTGTTACAAATGTTACTAGACTAACAGAGCCATAATGAGCAGCAAGCGCCGCTGCAGTTAATTTATCTATTCTAGTGGTATGTTTTAAGAAAAAATAACCAATAAATGGTTGTATAAAACCTGCTATTATGCCAGCAAGAATAGTTAAAATGGCCTTACTATCAACGTTAGTAGTTTCTGAAATAACAACGCCTCCTTTAAAACCTATTGCAATCATTAGGTATATAGCTAGATATTTACTAATTTGTTCTGGAATTTCCAGATTTGATTTCAAAACTCCCGAGATAATACCTAGTAAAAAAAATAATATAGGAGGGGATAATAAATTTTCTACGAAAAAAGAGAATAATTCTACCATGTTAGATATTTTTTATCTTAATTAATTTTATTATTTTAGATAATGTCCAAATATCCTTATATCTGATAAATTAAACCTTTTTATATACTAAAAAAATCAATTAGCCAGCATAAATTTATAAAAATAGATTTAATTTTGGGAAACTTGTGCTTTGTCTTAATGAACACTAACTGCGAATTTTATACCTTCAGTATTATTTGACACTGCTAAATTATTAGTTTAACTTACGAAAATTTAATAAATAGAGTTAC of the Candidatus Megaera polyxenophila genome contains:
- a CDS encoding malate dehydrogenase, producing the protein MHKRPKISLIGGGNIGGTLAHISAYNALGDVVLFDVADGRAKGKALDIAQSKTLDGSDISLKGTGSYADIQGSDVVIITAGIPRKPGMSRDDLVATNANVMKEVAQGIKQYARDAFVIVITNPLDAMVYVLQKESGLPANKVVGMAGVLDSARFNYFLAEEFKVSVENVTSFVLGGHGDSMVPLVRYSTVAGIPVPDLIRMGWSTKEKIDAIVERTKNGGGEIVALLETGSAYYAPAVSAIEMAKSYLHDKRKVMPCAAYLNGEYGEKGIYVGVPVVIGKNGVEKVVEIELTKEEKTNFTSSVNAVKELIKNIK
- a CDS encoding membrane protein codes for the protein MVELFSFFVENLLSPPILFFLLGIISGVLKSNLEIPEQISKYLAIYLMIAIGFKGGVVISETTNVDSKAILTILAGIIAGFIQPFIGYFFLKHTTRIDKLTAAALAAHYGSVSLVTFVTAINFLELNSIIYSGYIISVLSLMEAPAILSGILIAYTSKQKNLGNQNQLKPFLLKEVFTNGSILLLLGSFFIGWVSGTQGMQKMDGFVISPFQGILSLFLLDMGLLITKHLAELKEFTLKLALFGIYMPLIGSVIGISLSILIGLDLGTGFLFTVLISSASYIVVTAAMRTSLPEARAAIYIPMTLAVTFPFNITLGIPFYFTLAQKFLAE